From a single Rhodococcus qingshengii JCM 15477 genomic region:
- a CDS encoding WS/DGAT/MGAT family O-acyltransferase, producing the protein MTLMLPLDSMFLLMESREHPMHVGGLSLFVPPEGDDGEFARSLYRSLTDVDSIRPLFRRKPVQFLSNFAPVRWTEDEDVDLEYHVRLLALPKPGRVRELLELTSMLHGTLLDRHRPLWEAYVIEGLADGRVAVYMKTHHALMDGVSAVQAWYRSLSSDPLDRESMPPWAQRPSSGRVRAGRGLDLQRRVGSVIETVQDVVGVGPAIVNAAASAVKDHVAPLPFAAPKSIFNVPITGARRVAAQSWPIERLRKVSCVADVTLNDAVLAMCAGALRRYLIELDELPDKPLIAMVPVSLRKGEEGEASGNAVGAVLCDLATELVDPAARLQRVHDSMSSAKSLMSGLTPLQITALSALNVAGLGLPLIPGSSRLITGRPVFNLVISNVPGPTTTRYWNGAKLESCYPASIPLDGQAMNITVIGYADTMQFGLVGCRRNVPHLQRLLGHLEESLSELEAAAI; encoded by the coding sequence ATGACGCTGATGCTGCCGCTCGACTCGATGTTCCTTCTGATGGAGTCACGGGAGCATCCCATGCACGTCGGTGGCCTGTCGCTTTTCGTTCCGCCGGAAGGGGACGACGGCGAATTCGCCAGGTCGCTCTACCGTTCGCTGACCGACGTCGACTCGATTCGGCCCCTCTTCCGTCGCAAGCCGGTGCAGTTCTTGTCGAACTTCGCGCCGGTGCGTTGGACGGAGGACGAGGACGTCGATCTCGAATATCACGTCCGGTTGCTCGCGCTGCCCAAGCCGGGGCGAGTCCGCGAGTTGCTCGAGCTGACCTCCATGCTCCACGGCACGCTGCTCGATCGGCATCGGCCGCTGTGGGAGGCGTACGTGATCGAAGGTCTCGCCGACGGCCGAGTTGCCGTGTACATGAAGACGCACCACGCGCTCATGGATGGTGTGTCTGCTGTTCAGGCGTGGTACCGCAGCCTCTCGTCGGACCCGCTCGATCGAGAATCGATGCCTCCGTGGGCGCAGCGACCTTCTTCGGGGCGGGTTCGTGCCGGTCGCGGGCTGGACCTGCAGAGGCGGGTGGGCTCCGTGATCGAGACTGTGCAAGATGTGGTCGGGGTCGGCCCTGCGATAGTGAACGCCGCTGCCTCGGCAGTGAAGGACCACGTCGCACCGTTGCCGTTTGCTGCCCCGAAATCGATCTTCAACGTCCCGATCACCGGAGCGAGGCGTGTCGCCGCGCAGTCGTGGCCGATCGAGCGCCTGCGCAAGGTCAGCTGCGTTGCAGACGTGACGCTCAACGATGCGGTGTTGGCAATGTGCGCGGGTGCGCTACGGCGATACCTGATCGAACTGGACGAGTTGCCGGACAAACCGTTGATCGCGATGGTGCCGGTATCCCTTCGCAAAGGCGAAGAGGGTGAGGCTTCCGGCAATGCCGTGGGTGCGGTGTTGTGTGATCTGGCAACCGAATTGGTAGATCCGGCGGCCCGACTTCAGAGAGTTCACGACTCGATGAGTAGCGCCAAGTCCCTGATGTCGGGCCTGACGCCCCTGCAGATCACGGCGCTCAGTGCATTGAACGTCGCGGGTCTCGGGCTGCCGCTGATCCCTGGTTCATCCCGACTGATCACTGGGCGTCCAGTCTTCAATCTGGTGATTTCCAACGTCCCCGGCCCGACAACGACGCGCTATTGGAATGGCGCGAAACTCGAGAGCTGTTACCCGGCATCGATTCCGTTGGACGGGCAGGCGATGAACATCACCGTCATCGGCTACGCGGACACCATGCAGTTCGGGCTCGTCGGCTGCCGCCGCAATGTTCCGCACTTGCAGCGGCTCCTCGGCCATCTCGAGGAATCCTTGAGTGAGCTCGAAGCCGCCGCAATTTGA
- a CDS encoding TetR/AcrR family transcriptional regulator: MATARRTALLLRVSQSCAAAFVERGDTSTTIAELAERAEISERTFYRCFATKEESIWPMLDEGNRSLATALSAQAREFGLAAAVKNAFIASVGESFEPMTRSLMPIIFGDAALRRVWESATFETMELIRPEVARLIDRPETSLDTTAASGQATLAVVAALREMADLRTPAPEAITRALRAFSKPYLATPTGKEQS, from the coding sequence ATGGCAACAGCCCGCCGCACTGCACTACTTCTCCGCGTCTCGCAGAGTTGTGCTGCCGCTTTCGTCGAACGCGGCGACACTTCGACGACCATCGCGGAGCTCGCCGAGCGGGCAGAAATCTCCGAGCGAACGTTCTACCGTTGCTTCGCCACCAAAGAGGAGAGCATCTGGCCGATGCTCGACGAGGGAAACCGCAGTCTGGCCACGGCACTCAGCGCGCAAGCCCGCGAATTCGGGCTCGCAGCGGCTGTGAAGAATGCCTTTATCGCATCGGTCGGCGAGTCCTTCGAGCCGATGACCCGATCACTGATGCCCATCATCTTCGGTGATGCGGCACTCCGGAGAGTTTGGGAATCAGCAACTTTCGAGACGATGGAACTGATTCGCCCAGAAGTCGCACGCCTGATCGACCGTCCGGAAACCTCGCTCGACACCACAGCGGCTTCGGGCCAGGCAACACTTGCGGTAGTCGCCGCACTGCGTGAGATGGCAGACCTCCGGACGCCCGCACCCGAGGCCATCACCCGCGCGCTCCGGGCGTTCTCGAAGCCATATCTCGCAACACCAACAGGTAAGGAACAATCATGA
- a CDS encoding DUF202 domain-containing protein, with amino-acid sequence MTKNEPPGLQPERTVLAWRRTALSSVTVSVITGREIALHPSVLRIAVFATLIITTAGVIVGTTIRHRRLSLDDKDSREIPFIVMATLAVGVTVAGLGTCTVIQL; translated from the coding sequence GTGACGAAAAACGAGCCGCCCGGACTGCAACCCGAGCGAACCGTGCTCGCCTGGCGACGAACTGCCCTCTCCTCTGTGACTGTGTCAGTGATCACCGGTCGCGAAATCGCTTTGCATCCGTCCGTTCTACGAATCGCAGTGTTCGCCACGCTCATCATTACGACTGCCGGAGTCATCGTGGGCACGACAATCCGTCATCGTCGACTCAGTCTGGACGACAAGGATTCTCGAGAAATACCGTTCATTGTCATGGCGACTTTGGCCGTAGGCGTCACGGTTGCGGGACTCGGCACCTGCACTGTCATCCAACTTTGA
- a CDS encoding MFS transporter, with translation MTTELAAPTQFPRSRRGKNLALLTGSTAMDNAESSVTSVLFPLMREAMGLSSAALGTIVAVAKAVGVFTAIPWAFLARRYSRKSVLAICSGFWGVWVILAGLSGSFTQFLVLYAIGAAGFAGAGSIALSILGDLYEDARRGRATGLVYGGVAVITGATAPIFGLLSRFEDGWRYGYIITGAICIAIGVLIMLFLDDPESADAPAQTTTDDLGSKARFWREGIRELLAIKTFRYLLVQRAFSGQNVIMSFSIVFLVEEHGFTTATASIIAPPFAIGYLLGTFVGGRVNDAVHVKRPRNGRIIMLQASQLGFAAAALIATQISWNSIGVYAVLFGIVGVLQGQVPVVNRPIIMAVVRPELRALAFAVSVSTVEALAYAGYAVLVGTLGDRIGLQGALFIVTVVLTTVNGVASGALYRPYARDSAALLSGPSANPLHEQNALRH, from the coding sequence ATGACCACAGAACTTGCGGCACCTACTCAGTTTCCACGCAGTCGGCGAGGTAAGAACCTCGCACTCCTGACCGGCTCCACGGCAATGGACAACGCCGAAAGCAGCGTGACGTCCGTGCTCTTCCCGCTCATGCGCGAGGCCATGGGATTGTCATCGGCGGCGCTCGGCACGATCGTTGCAGTGGCCAAGGCCGTCGGGGTCTTCACGGCAATCCCCTGGGCGTTCCTTGCCCGACGATATTCTCGTAAGTCGGTACTTGCCATCTGTTCAGGGTTCTGGGGTGTCTGGGTAATCCTGGCCGGATTGTCCGGCAGTTTCACTCAGTTTCTCGTCCTCTATGCGATCGGCGCCGCAGGTTTCGCCGGCGCCGGCTCGATTGCATTGTCCATCCTCGGAGATCTGTACGAGGACGCCCGGAGGGGCCGCGCAACGGGATTGGTATACGGCGGCGTCGCCGTCATCACCGGCGCGACCGCCCCGATATTCGGGCTTTTGTCTCGCTTCGAAGATGGATGGCGCTACGGATACATCATCACCGGTGCAATCTGCATCGCCATCGGTGTGCTTATCATGCTTTTCCTCGACGATCCTGAATCCGCCGATGCGCCCGCACAGACGACCACCGACGATCTCGGCTCCAAAGCAAGATTCTGGCGCGAAGGGATACGAGAGCTACTCGCTATCAAGACATTCCGATACTTACTCGTACAACGCGCATTCTCGGGCCAGAACGTCATCATGAGCTTCAGCATCGTATTTCTCGTCGAGGAGCACGGATTCACGACCGCAACTGCTTCGATCATCGCACCGCCCTTCGCAATCGGGTACCTGCTCGGCACGTTCGTCGGCGGACGAGTCAACGACGCCGTACACGTCAAACGACCCCGAAACGGCCGCATCATCATGCTTCAGGCCAGCCAACTCGGATTCGCGGCCGCAGCACTGATCGCTACGCAGATTTCCTGGAACAGCATCGGCGTCTACGCGGTCTTGTTCGGGATCGTCGGCGTCCTTCAAGGTCAGGTCCCAGTGGTCAATCGGCCGATTATCATGGCCGTAGTTCGTCCGGAACTGCGAGCCCTGGCCTTTGCCGTCTCCGTCTCGACAGTCGAAGCGCTGGCCTACGCCGGATACGCTGTCTTGGTCGGAACCCTCGGCGACAGAATCGGATTGCAAGGCGCGCTCTTCATCGTCACCGTAGTGCTGACCACCGTCAACGGGGTCGCTTCAGGCGCACTGTATCGCCCCTACGCCCGCGACAGTGCGGCCCTACTCTCCGGGCCATCCGCCAACCCCCTACATGAACAGAATGCGCTTCGGCACTAG
- a CDS encoding zinc-dependent alcohol dehydrogenase, whose protein sequence is MRAVTWQGKRKVSVDTVPDPKIVEPTDAIIKVTTTNICGSDLHLYETLGAFMNAGDILGHEPMGIVEEVGSEVTNLEIGDRVVIPFQISCGNCFMCDSSLYTQCETTQVRDQGTGAALFGFSELYGSVPGGQAEYLRVPQAHFTHIKVPEGPADSRFVYLSDVLPTAWQSVEYADIPPGGSVTILGLGPIGDMAARIAHHKGFRVIGVDRVPERLARLAERGIETLNLDDYGSKIGDAIRDATNGRGTDSVIDAVGMEAHGSPIGKLAQQFVGLLPDALAAPAMRNAGIDRLGAVYSAIDIVRRGGTISLIGVYGGMVDPLPLMTMFDKQIQLRMGQANVKKWVEDIMPLLTDDDPLGVDTFSTHQLPLDQAPHAYEIFQKKQEGAVKIQLKPHL, encoded by the coding sequence GTGCGCGCAGTGACTTGGCAAGGCAAACGGAAAGTAAGCGTCGATACGGTTCCGGACCCGAAGATCGTCGAACCCACCGACGCAATCATCAAGGTCACCACGACGAATATCTGCGGATCCGATCTGCACCTGTACGAGACTCTGGGTGCGTTCATGAATGCCGGCGACATTCTCGGCCATGAACCGATGGGAATCGTCGAAGAAGTCGGTTCGGAAGTCACGAATCTCGAGATAGGTGACCGCGTCGTGATTCCGTTCCAGATCTCGTGTGGCAACTGTTTCATGTGCGATTCGAGCCTCTACACACAGTGCGAGACGACGCAGGTCCGCGATCAGGGAACGGGCGCAGCATTGTTCGGCTTCTCCGAGCTCTACGGCTCGGTGCCCGGCGGGCAGGCTGAGTACCTCCGAGTACCGCAAGCACATTTCACACACATCAAAGTTCCCGAAGGTCCCGCGGATTCGCGATTCGTCTACCTCTCCGACGTGCTCCCCACCGCTTGGCAGTCGGTCGAATACGCCGACATTCCGCCGGGTGGGTCCGTGACAATCCTCGGCCTCGGACCGATCGGTGACATGGCGGCTCGTATCGCCCACCACAAGGGGTTTCGAGTAATCGGTGTGGACCGTGTACCCGAACGTCTTGCGCGCCTTGCCGAACGCGGTATCGAGACCCTCAACCTGGACGACTACGGCAGCAAGATCGGCGATGCCATCAGAGACGCGACAAACGGCCGCGGAACCGATTCGGTGATCGACGCTGTCGGTATGGAAGCGCACGGATCTCCGATCGGAAAGCTCGCGCAGCAGTTCGTCGGACTCCTTCCCGATGCTCTTGCCGCGCCTGCGATGCGTAACGCAGGAATCGATCGCCTTGGCGCTGTCTATTCGGCCATCGACATCGTTCGGCGCGGCGGAACCATTTCTTTGATCGGTGTCTACGGCGGAATGGTCGATCCGCTGCCGCTGATGACCATGTTCGACAAGCAGATTCAGCTCAGGATGGGCCAGGCGAACGTCAAGAAGTGGGTAGAGGACATCATGCCCCTGCTCACTGACGACGACCCACTCGGTGTCGACACCTTTTCCACCCATCAGCTGCCGCTCGATCAGGCGCCACACGCCTACGAGATCTTCCAGAAGAAGCAGGAAGGCGCGGTCAAGATCCAACTGAAACCGCACCTGTAG
- a CDS encoding YidH family protein — MTAWRALDISEAITVIDHEPDYRFSLANERTFLAWIRTALGLLAGGVAVGQFYVSENDNNMYKMLGVVCTVVASAVALGALRHWKAVQTAMRRDLPLPTSPMIALLVGGVCVVAGLGVGMTVL; from the coding sequence GTGACGGCCTGGCGGGCACTCGACATTTCGGAGGCAATCACCGTGATCGATCACGAACCGGACTACAGATTCAGTCTTGCGAACGAACGAACATTTCTGGCTTGGATACGAACTGCGTTGGGGTTGTTGGCAGGCGGCGTCGCAGTCGGTCAGTTCTACGTATCCGAAAACGACAACAATATGTACAAAATGCTCGGAGTCGTGTGCACCGTCGTGGCGTCGGCTGTAGCGCTCGGCGCGCTCAGACACTGGAAGGCCGTCCAAACCGCGATGAGGCGTGATCTTCCCTTACCCACGTCACCGATGATCGCGCTTCTCGTCGGTGGGGTGTGTGTCGTTGCGGGTCTCGGCGTAGGGATGACCGTGTTGTGA
- a CDS encoding MarR family winged helix-turn-helix transcriptional regulator, producing the protein MQDRETWTTGSLVWHLGLRWRAGVDRAIAHLGLTHAQYSVLASLHGLVSAGERPSQRELSVHTGLQRIYISKLVRALEKSGFVVSERDSRDARAVRLDLSDEGKRVIELAKDIVRQLDAKNTEVLTKTGGRELAELHRALGALLDATEAGDG; encoded by the coding sequence ATGCAAGATCGAGAAACATGGACGACAGGGTCGCTGGTGTGGCACCTTGGCTTGCGCTGGCGGGCGGGGGTTGACCGAGCGATCGCGCACCTGGGGTTGACTCACGCCCAGTATTCAGTGCTCGCGTCTCTGCATGGTCTGGTGAGTGCGGGGGAGAGGCCGAGTCAGCGAGAACTCTCAGTGCACACAGGATTGCAGCGAATCTACATATCCAAGCTCGTGCGAGCGTTGGAGAAGAGCGGGTTTGTTGTCAGTGAACGCGATAGTCGCGATGCGCGAGCCGTTCGCCTCGATCTCAGTGACGAGGGCAAACGAGTCATAGAGCTCGCTAAAGACATTGTCCGCCAATTGGATGCAAAGAATACGGAAGTGCTGACGAAAACCGGAGGGCGGGAACTCGCCGAGCTCCACCGCGCCCTTGGCGCGTTACTCGACGCCACCGAAGCAGGAGATGGATAA
- a CDS encoding serine hydrolase domain-containing protein, giving the protein MARNIATDDIPWARGFTDPADVRQQATTIREMVATRRVWRGDGPKWTLPTDYTDLSGVTLNLPDQPKQTVSEFLAGAHSDGIAVLHRGRIVYESYLHGCEPHEPHLNASMAKSYVGLMAALVEAQGLFDRDDRASKFIPELAGTAFGDNRIQDLLHMGTDVTYGGRPFHRTIEASRFWAVVAPKLRPMNYRGPETILEHLATARTAGPTGVEFRYENGNVETVGEILRRVTGTSLAELLSELVWSRIGAEEDAFYIVDSAGTEMAAGGFSATLRDVARVGEMIRCDGAVEDRQVIPPHIARSMTGGVPAGYPSEVRSPRAPVDSPATMSYHDYWWILNDPFGSFMASGIHGQRLLISRDLEFVVAHFGAHILSPAIDTPNFVPAFLQIGTHLVSNARGAVPVS; this is encoded by the coding sequence ATGGCACGAAACATCGCAACGGATGACATCCCCTGGGCGCGCGGATTCACCGACCCGGCCGACGTGCGCCAACAAGCCACAACCATACGAGAGATGGTTGCGACTCGCCGTGTGTGGCGCGGCGACGGACCCAAATGGACCCTCCCGACCGACTACACGGATCTGTCCGGTGTCACATTGAACCTTCCGGATCAGCCGAAGCAGACGGTGTCCGAGTTCCTCGCGGGTGCGCACAGTGACGGTATCGCAGTGCTACATCGGGGACGCATCGTGTACGAGAGTTACTTGCACGGTTGCGAACCGCACGAACCGCACCTCAATGCATCGATGGCGAAATCCTACGTCGGTTTGATGGCTGCACTGGTCGAAGCACAAGGATTGTTCGACCGCGACGATCGGGCGTCGAAATTCATTCCCGAGTTGGCAGGAACTGCGTTCGGAGACAATCGGATTCAGGACCTTCTTCACATGGGCACTGATGTAACGTACGGCGGTCGGCCGTTCCATCGCACCATCGAAGCCAGCCGTTTCTGGGCCGTAGTCGCCCCGAAGCTGCGCCCCATGAATTACCGCGGCCCGGAGACCATTCTCGAGCACCTCGCCACGGCACGCACTGCGGGCCCGACCGGCGTCGAATTCCGCTACGAGAACGGCAATGTCGAGACTGTCGGAGAAATACTGCGCCGCGTGACCGGAACTTCACTCGCCGAACTACTCAGTGAGCTGGTCTGGTCAAGAATCGGAGCCGAAGAAGATGCGTTCTACATAGTCGACTCCGCTGGAACGGAAATGGCGGCGGGCGGATTCAGTGCGACCCTTCGAGACGTGGCCAGAGTGGGTGAGATGATTCGTTGTGACGGTGCCGTCGAGGATCGTCAGGTGATCCCACCGCACATCGCGCGATCGATGACCGGGGGGGTGCCCGCAGGCTATCCTTCGGAGGTCAGAAGCCCGCGTGCCCCTGTCGATTCCCCCGCGACGATGAGCTACCACGACTACTGGTGGATCCTCAATGATCCGTTCGGATCGTTCATGGCAAGCGGAATCCATGGCCAGAGGCTCTTGATCTCACGCGACCTGGAGTTTGTGGTCGCGCATTTCGGAGCCCACATCCTTTCGCCTGCAATCGACACCCCGAACTTCGTACCCGCGTTCCTTCAGATCGGCACTCACTTGGTATCGAACGCTCGCGGAGCGGTCCCCGTCAGCTGA
- a CDS encoding haloalkane dehalogenase, protein MPTIPVLDSTMAYRSRGEGPPFVLIHGNPTSSHLWRNILPQIGNLGHALAPDLIGMGRSGKPPINYGFLDTARYLDAWFDQMELDDVVLVGHDWGGALALDWAARHPDRVRGVAFFETILRPMTWDEHFPGEARARVEALRDSDTGETKVLDENFFLEIALHRTVLGEMTETDAEAYRSPYPSRESRRPLLEWPRSFPIEGTPGDVNARVAAYSDWLAESTDVPKLLLTFSGPAELLMIGPDEVTWSRSNIANLEVEQCGPAGHLAPEDQPAAIAAAITEWTQRQHCFNRE, encoded by the coding sequence ATGCCCACAATTCCCGTGCTCGACTCGACCATGGCCTACCGCTCGCGCGGTGAAGGACCACCCTTCGTACTCATCCACGGAAACCCCACATCCTCGCACTTGTGGCGAAACATCCTGCCGCAGATAGGAAATCTGGGCCACGCACTTGCCCCTGACCTCATCGGAATGGGGCGGTCAGGCAAACCGCCAATCAACTATGGCTTCCTCGACACCGCCCGCTACCTCGACGCCTGGTTCGACCAGATGGAACTCGACGACGTCGTACTCGTCGGACACGACTGGGGCGGGGCGCTTGCACTGGACTGGGCTGCCCGCCACCCCGATCGCGTCCGAGGTGTGGCCTTCTTCGAAACGATCCTTCGTCCGATGACCTGGGACGAACACTTCCCGGGAGAGGCACGGGCACGGGTGGAAGCTCTGAGGGACTCCGACACAGGAGAGACGAAGGTACTCGACGAGAACTTCTTTCTCGAAATAGCGCTTCACAGAACGGTTCTCGGTGAAATGACCGAAACCGATGCCGAGGCCTATCGCTCCCCTTATCCGTCACGAGAGAGTCGCCGACCGCTTCTCGAGTGGCCACGATCCTTCCCCATCGAAGGAACTCCCGGTGACGTGAATGCACGTGTGGCGGCGTACAGCGATTGGCTCGCAGAAAGCACCGACGTACCCAAACTTCTTCTCACCTTCAGCGGCCCCGCAGAACTTCTCATGATCGGACCTGACGAAGTCACGTGGAGCCGATCGAATATCGCAAATCTCGAGGTGGAACAGTGCGGTCCCGCAGGACATCTCGCCCCCGAGGATCAGCCTGCGGCCATCGCGGCGGCGATCACCGAATGGACACAGCGGCAACACTGTTTCAACCGCGAGTGA
- a CDS encoding PAS and ANTAR domain-containing protein produces the protein MVNEDGLGRTSGSGAPHRVGGFLYHRNGDRWEWSDEVARIHGYEPDQVAPTTELMLSHKHPDDRRHVAQTLHAIRTSGGPFSSRHRIIDTAGDTHSVIVVGDSVVDESGAVVGSSGFYIDVTETLDSTVKASVDVLVNEITASRGVIEQAKGMLMVIYGISADRAFDILVWRSQETNVKLRDVAEQLIVRTLDDFRVPTLLRTRFDHVLLQG, from the coding sequence GTGGTGAACGAGGACGGGTTGGGGCGAACGTCAGGATCGGGGGCTCCACACCGGGTGGGCGGCTTTCTCTATCACCGCAACGGCGATCGGTGGGAGTGGTCGGACGAAGTTGCACGGATTCACGGATACGAACCCGACCAAGTAGCTCCGACGACAGAATTGATGCTCTCGCACAAGCATCCCGACGACCGAAGACACGTTGCTCAAACACTGCACGCCATCCGCACTTCAGGCGGACCGTTCAGCAGCCGCCACCGCATCATCGACACTGCAGGGGACACTCACTCGGTAATCGTCGTCGGCGACAGCGTCGTGGACGAGTCGGGTGCCGTGGTCGGCAGCTCAGGCTTCTACATCGACGTCACCGAAACCCTCGACAGTACGGTGAAAGCGTCTGTCGACGTGCTGGTCAACGAAATCACCGCTTCTCGCGGAGTAATCGAGCAAGCCAAAGGCATGCTCATGGTGATCTACGGCATTTCGGCCGATCGCGCCTTCGACATCCTCGTGTGGCGTTCTCAAGAGACCAACGTGAAACTCCGGGATGTTGCCGAACAGTTGATAGTTCGAACGCTTGACGACTTCCGGGTCCCGACACTACTGCGGACCCGATTCGATCACGTGCTGTTACAGGGTTGA
- a CDS encoding glucose 1-dehydrogenase, protein MTQDLSGKIVLVTGGARGLGEAFARGIVAGNGRVVIGDLLDDDGRAVAESLGDAARYVHLDVTDPASWKSAAEYAVSEFGAINGLVNNAGISASGQTVAEEPLETFQRIIQINLVSVHTGIHTVVPFMKAAGGGSIVNISSAAGLMGMALTSGYGAAKWGVRGLSKIAAVELGRDKIRVNSVHPGMVLTPMTAPTGISLEEGAFPNNPYRRVGRPEELVGAVTYLLSDDASYTTGSEIAVDGGWTAGPSIEYIAGQ, encoded by the coding sequence ATGACTCAGGATCTCTCCGGAAAAATCGTTCTCGTCACCGGCGGCGCACGCGGCCTGGGCGAGGCGTTTGCCCGCGGCATCGTCGCGGGCAACGGCCGCGTCGTCATCGGCGACCTACTCGACGACGACGGTCGAGCAGTGGCCGAATCTCTCGGCGACGCAGCGCGTTACGTTCACCTCGACGTCACCGATCCAGCGTCTTGGAAGTCCGCCGCCGAGTACGCGGTATCCGAGTTCGGCGCGATCAACGGTTTGGTCAACAACGCCGGAATCTCGGCGTCCGGCCAGACAGTCGCCGAGGAACCACTCGAGACGTTCCAGCGCATCATCCAGATCAACCTGGTGTCCGTGCACACCGGTATCCACACGGTGGTGCCGTTCATGAAGGCAGCCGGCGGCGGATCCATCGTGAACATCTCCTCGGCCGCCGGCCTGATGGGCATGGCTCTGACCAGCGGTTACGGCGCAGCCAAGTGGGGCGTGCGTGGGCTGAGCAAGATCGCCGCCGTCGAACTCGGCCGCGACAAGATCCGGGTCAACTCGGTTCACCCCGGCATGGTCCTGACGCCCATGACTGCACCGACGGGCATCAGCCTCGAAGAGGGCGCATTCCCCAACAATCCGTATCGCCGTGTCGGTCGCCCGGAGGAGTTGGTCGGAGCGGTCACCTACCTGCTTTCCGACGATGCCTCGTACACAACGGGTTCCGAGATCGCCGTCGACGGCGGTTGGACTGCCGGCCCGTCGATCGAATACATCGCCGGCCAGTAA
- a CDS encoding SRPBCC family protein, which produces MARELTVSDSIVVSSHALSLYEVISDPTRMGAWSPENIGATLRGDRESAFLGMEFDGHNKRGRAQWTTRCTVTAAEAGKLFEFRVHKIGLGTPRIPASIATWQYRFSPVPDGTRVTETWTDDRRGWPDFAADMFDKIATGGKTFADFQRGNIRKTLLNLKNAVEQEVSGIEGNVG; this is translated from the coding sequence ATGGCTCGCGAACTTACCGTCTCCGACAGCATCGTCGTCAGCTCCCACGCGCTTTCCCTCTACGAGGTCATCAGCGATCCCACTCGTATGGGTGCCTGGAGTCCCGAAAACATAGGCGCAACCTTGCGGGGAGACCGCGAAAGCGCTTTCCTGGGCATGGAGTTCGACGGGCACAACAAGCGTGGGCGCGCGCAGTGGACCACGCGATGCACAGTCACCGCTGCCGAGGCCGGGAAGCTCTTCGAATTCCGTGTTCACAAGATCGGCCTCGGTACTCCCCGGATCCCCGCCTCTATCGCAACCTGGCAGTACCGATTCTCGCCGGTGCCCGACGGAACCCGAGTTACCGAAACGTGGACCGACGACAGGCGCGGCTGGCCGGACTTCGCCGCCGACATGTTCGACAAAATTGCCACCGGAGGAAAGACCTTCGCCGACTTTCAGCGCGGCAACATCCGCAAGACGCTCCTGAACCTCAAGAACGCAGTTGAGCAGGAGGTTTCCGGAATCGAAGGTAACGTCGGCTGA